A window of the Pseudomonas furukawaii genome harbors these coding sequences:
- a CDS encoding MFS transporter: protein MTQDDTAFRPASAWTIAVLLAFMMLVNFLDKVVIGLVAVPMTQELDLTPTEFGLIGGALHWLFAVSAVVGGFLANRRPTRSLLLGMGLFWALIQLPMLFASSLWMIVACRVLLGIGEGPASPVATHALYKWFPDNRRSLPVALLHSGSAMGLLVAGAMIPWISLHYGWRTNFVVLAAIGLVWCVLWWLLGREGTLDNLRSGQVAPDAHRVPYRRLLTDGSVLGNYACHFAANWSLALTLTWVPSYLEIGLGIDPLNTGRMFVLFVLVTTPLSLFMAWLSQRLLRRGLPSRLARGAFVSVCLMAGGLFSASLMLTELSVVTRIIALTLSGGLALVMYSVGPAMLAEFTPSSQRGGILAIGNAVASLAGLSAPVVTGLLVHGAGAGHPEGYAQGFLACGIVMVVAGLLGLVTMDPQRSRQRLAQDETPALASRA, encoded by the coding sequence ATGACCCAAGACGACACTGCCTTCCGCCCGGCCAGCGCCTGGACCATCGCGGTCCTGCTGGCCTTCATGATGCTGGTCAACTTCCTCGACAAGGTGGTGATCGGCCTGGTCGCCGTTCCCATGACCCAGGAACTGGACCTCACCCCCACCGAATTCGGCCTGATCGGCGGCGCGCTGCACTGGCTGTTCGCCGTGTCCGCCGTGGTCGGCGGCTTCCTCGCCAACCGCCGACCCACCCGCAGCCTGCTGCTGGGCATGGGCCTGTTCTGGGCGCTGATCCAGTTGCCCATGCTGTTCGCCAGCTCGCTGTGGATGATCGTCGCCTGCCGCGTGCTGCTGGGCATCGGCGAGGGTCCCGCGTCGCCGGTGGCCACCCACGCCCTCTACAAGTGGTTCCCCGACAACCGCCGCAGCCTGCCGGTGGCCCTGCTGCATTCCGGCAGCGCCATGGGCCTGCTGGTGGCCGGCGCCATGATTCCCTGGATCAGCCTGCATTACGGCTGGCGCACCAACTTCGTCGTGCTGGCGGCCATCGGCCTGGTCTGGTGCGTGCTCTGGTGGTTGCTGGGCCGCGAAGGCACCCTCGACAACCTGCGATCCGGCCAGGTCGCCCCGGACGCCCACCGCGTGCCCTACCGTCGCCTGCTCACCGATGGCAGCGTGCTGGGCAACTACGCCTGCCATTTCGCCGCCAACTGGTCCCTGGCACTGACCCTGACCTGGGTGCCCAGCTACCTGGAAATCGGCCTGGGCATCGACCCGCTGAACACCGGCCGGATGTTCGTCCTCTTCGTCCTGGTGACCACGCCCCTCAGCCTGTTCATGGCCTGGCTGTCCCAGCGCCTGTTGCGCCGGGGCCTGCCATCGCGCCTGGCCCGGGGCGCCTTCGTGTCGGTGTGCCTGATGGCCGGCGGGCTGTTCTCCGCCTCGCTGATGCTCACCGAGCTGTCGGTCGTCACCCGCATCATCGCCCTCACCCTGAGCGGCGGCCTGGCCCTGGTGATGTACTCGGTGGGGCCGGCGATGCTGGCCGAGTTCACCCCCAGCAGCCAGCGTGGCGGCATCCTCGCCATCGGCAACGCGGTGGCGTCCCTGGCCGGGCTCTCGGCGCCGGTGGTCACCGGACTGCTGGTCCACGGCGCTGGCGCGGGGCACCCCGAGGGTTATGCCCAGGGCTTCCTGGCTTGCGGCATCGTGATGGTGGTGGCCGGACTGCTCGGACTGGTGACCATGGATCCGCAACGCTCCCGCCAACGCCTGGCTCAGGACGAAACGCCGGCGCTCGCCTCCAGGGCCTGA
- a CDS encoding GGDEF domain-containing protein has product MSENKKNNDSSSIWHPIQGPLGAGLTLGALVFMGSLLGILTRMENHLASFWLANAIMAGVLLRIPASSTLFGWLVATLGFLSADLITGSYPLKAGLLTLANLVGVAAIRAAYLRLTRGLIGIHQPLAVLHLACACACGAAASGMVGGLINPVLFDDGVLIGYLFWFVTEFANYIGILPVLLTAPALPDLCRRVVRYMTTPAYRANLLPVLLLMVSCVGAQLIGGPGAIAFPVPALLWCAVSYSTFATATLTLLTSAWMLVSYSNSLPFNAEAMISLRLGVFLIVPGPIMLSLLMQSNNSLLATLKHMAARDGLTGVSNRLDFMERARQQLRSGGSPVGVMMIDLDHFKAINDTHGHAAGDAVLVSVASRIQHCLRTGDLLGRLGGEEFAILIDGHSAEELAAIAERIRLTVVQAAVRIPEGVALPVTMSIGVAVAESDGRLSIEQLLAASDAALYRAKNEGRNRVVVTSLLPDWSADAEFGQGAVR; this is encoded by the coding sequence ATGAGTGAGAACAAGAAGAACAACGATTCAAGCAGTATCTGGCATCCCATCCAGGGGCCGCTCGGGGCGGGGCTGACGCTGGGGGCGCTGGTGTTCATGGGCAGCCTGCTGGGCATCCTGACCCGGATGGAGAACCATCTGGCGTCGTTCTGGCTGGCCAACGCCATCATGGCGGGTGTCCTGCTGCGGATCCCGGCGTCCTCGACCCTGTTTGGCTGGCTGGTGGCGACGCTCGGCTTTCTTTCCGCCGACCTGATCACCGGCTCCTATCCGCTGAAGGCCGGCTTACTGACGCTCGCCAACCTGGTCGGGGTGGCGGCCATTCGCGCGGCGTACCTTCGGCTTACCCGGGGGCTCATCGGCATTCACCAACCCCTGGCGGTGCTCCATCTGGCCTGCGCTTGCGCCTGTGGCGCGGCGGCTTCCGGCATGGTCGGAGGGCTGATCAATCCGGTGCTGTTCGATGACGGTGTGCTGATTGGCTACCTCTTCTGGTTCGTGACCGAGTTCGCCAACTACATCGGCATCCTGCCGGTGCTGCTCACGGCTCCGGCCTTGCCGGACCTGTGTCGGCGTGTGGTGCGCTACATGACCACCCCCGCCTATCGCGCCAACCTGCTGCCGGTCCTGCTCCTGATGGTGTCCTGTGTCGGGGCGCAGCTCATCGGTGGGCCCGGGGCCATCGCCTTCCCGGTGCCGGCCCTGCTGTGGTGCGCCGTGAGCTACTCCACCTTCGCCACCGCGACCCTGACCCTGCTGACCAGCGCCTGGATGCTGGTGAGCTATTCGAACTCCCTGCCTTTCAACGCCGAGGCGATGATTTCCCTGCGCCTCGGCGTGTTCCTGATCGTGCCGGGGCCGATCATGTTGTCCTTGCTGATGCAGAGCAACAACAGCCTGCTCGCCACCCTCAAGCACATGGCCGCGCGTGACGGCCTGACCGGTGTGAGCAACCGTCTTGACTTCATGGAACGGGCGCGGCAGCAGCTGCGCAGTGGCGGTTCGCCCGTGGGGGTGATGATGATCGACCTGGACCATTTCAAGGCGATCAACGACACCCATGGCCATGCGGCCGGCGACGCGGTACTGGTGTCGGTGGCCAGTCGTATCCAGCACTGCCTGCGGACGGGCGACCTGCTGGGTCGCCTCGGCGGTGAGGAGTTCGCCATCCTGATCGACGGTCACTCCGCCGAGGAGCTGGCCGCGATCGCCGAGCGAATTCGCCTGACGGTGGTCCAGGCGGCGGTGCGGATCCCGGAAGGGGTCGCTTTGCCGGTGACCATGAGCATTGGCGTGGCTGTGGCCGAGAGCGACGGTCGATTGAGCATCGAGCAACTGCTGGCGGCATCCGATGCCGCACTCTACCGGGCGAAGAACGAAGGGCGTAACCGGGTGGTGGTGACGTCGCTGTTACCGGACTGGTCGGCCGACGCGGAGTTCGGGCAGGGGGCGGTTCGATGA
- a CDS encoding acyl-CoA dehydrogenase family protein, giving the protein MLKPSDKARTIIDGINAFVRDELDPLVQREGIVWGQPIARPLLRDIWKRSCELGFYNALLPEHLGGAGLSVAELCAVKEAAVLTGSPLAPHVLGELSGPPRIGHLFRVASEHQVEAFLRPVCQAEKSVCFALTEAEAGSDATAIRTEARRDGDHYLLNGAKRYISGAPYADLAILLAVTGPGRGPQGISAFFIDLHSEGVRVESDYSVMSGGGAHGNIILDDVRVPVENRLGDEGAGFKLAMGRITLNRLLHCPTMLGMAGLALNLSIEHARTRKQFGQPIAMFQSINHMLADMATELHAARSMMFATALSNDAGGDIKVQASMCKLYASETAFRIADRAVQIHGGSGLVAGHPVEWLFRATRMMRILTGTSEIQRNTIAKGILMPD; this is encoded by the coding sequence ATGCTCAAGCCAAGCGACAAGGCCCGCACCATCATCGACGGCATCAACGCATTCGTCCGCGACGAACTCGACCCGCTGGTGCAGCGCGAAGGCATCGTCTGGGGCCAGCCGATCGCCCGTCCCCTGCTGCGGGACATCTGGAAGCGCTCCTGCGAGCTGGGCTTCTACAACGCCCTGCTGCCGGAGCACCTGGGTGGCGCCGGACTCAGCGTCGCCGAGCTCTGCGCGGTGAAGGAAGCGGCCGTGCTGACCGGCTCGCCGCTGGCGCCCCACGTGCTGGGCGAGCTCTCCGGCCCGCCCCGCATCGGCCACCTGTTCCGCGTGGCCAGCGAGCATCAGGTGGAGGCCTTCCTGCGTCCGGTGTGCCAGGCGGAAAAATCCGTCTGTTTCGCCCTGACCGAGGCGGAAGCCGGCTCCGACGCCACCGCCATCCGCACCGAGGCCCGCCGCGACGGCGACCACTATCTGCTGAACGGAGCCAAACGCTACATTTCCGGCGCGCCCTACGCCGACCTGGCCATTCTGCTGGCGGTGACCGGTCCGGGTCGCGGTCCGCAGGGCATCTCGGCGTTCTTCATTGACCTGCACAGCGAAGGCGTGCGGGTGGAAAGCGACTACTCGGTGATGTCCGGCGGCGGCGCCCACGGCAACATCATCCTGGACGACGTCCGGGTGCCGGTGGAGAACCGCCTCGGCGACGAGGGCGCCGGCTTCAAGCTGGCCATGGGTCGCATCACCCTCAACCGCCTGCTGCACTGTCCCACCATGCTCGGCATGGCGGGCCTGGCGCTGAACCTGTCGATCGAACATGCCCGCACGCGCAAGCAGTTCGGCCAGCCCATCGCGATGTTCCAGTCCATCAACCACATGCTCGCGGACATGGCCACCGAGCTCCACGCCGCGCGCAGCATGATGTTCGCCACGGCGCTCAGCAACGATGCGGGCGGCGACATCAAGGTGCAGGCGTCCATGTGCAAGCTCTACGCCTCGGAAACCGCCTTCCGCATCGCGGATCGGGCCGTGCAGATCCACGGCGGGTCCGGCCTGGTGGCGGGGCATCCCGTCGAATGGCTGTTCCGCGCCACCCGCATGATGCGCATCCTGACCGGCACCAGCGAGATCCAGCGCAACACCATCGCCAAAGGCATCCTGATGCCGGACTGA
- a CDS encoding IS110 family RNA-guided transposase translates to MNEFNQVYVGLDVHQATIAVAVARPGRGEPDYHGTIENRDSALRKLLKQLSRQGEALSFCYEAGPCGYGLYRELTALGHGCVVVAPSLIPRKAGERLKTDRRDALMLARLHRAGELTAVWVPDQEQEAIRDLTRAREDMKSLELKCRQRLGAFLLRHGHVYAGKSRWTQAHFHWLASVKLDSPVQQIVLQEYLDTVKSMQRRVADLEAQMHEALAGWSLGTVAQALMALRGVSLITAMTVLAELGDLSRFDSPRELMAYLGLVPSEHSSGGSRRQGRITRTGNGHVRRVLVEAGWNYRFPARKTRVIEARAAKTSAVVQAIAWHAQMRLCGRYRALLAAGKLKQQVTTAIARELAGFIWAIACAVAGKAHGSKAVA, encoded by the coding sequence ATGAACGAGTTTAACCAGGTCTATGTAGGTTTGGACGTTCACCAGGCGACGATTGCTGTCGCGGTGGCACGGCCGGGGCGCGGTGAGCCGGACTATCACGGCACCATCGAGAACCGCGACAGCGCGCTGCGCAAACTGCTCAAGCAGCTGAGCCGGCAGGGCGAGGCGTTGAGCTTCTGCTACGAGGCCGGCCCCTGCGGCTACGGCCTTTACCGTGAGCTGACAGCGCTGGGCCATGGTTGCGTGGTGGTGGCGCCCTCGCTGATTCCGCGCAAGGCGGGCGAGCGGTTGAAAACCGACCGTCGGGACGCCCTGATGTTGGCGCGCCTGCATCGGGCGGGCGAGCTGACGGCGGTGTGGGTGCCGGATCAGGAGCAGGAAGCGATCCGCGACTTGACGCGCGCCCGGGAGGACATGAAGTCCCTGGAACTGAAGTGCCGGCAACGCCTGGGCGCGTTCTTGCTGCGTCATGGGCACGTCTATGCCGGTAAAAGTCGCTGGACCCAGGCCCATTTCCACTGGTTGGCGAGCGTGAAACTTGACTCGCCGGTGCAGCAGATCGTCCTGCAGGAGTACCTCGACACCGTTAAATCGATGCAACGGCGGGTGGCCGATCTGGAAGCGCAAATGCACGAAGCGCTGGCCGGCTGGTCGCTGGGTACGGTGGCGCAAGCCCTGATGGCGTTGCGCGGGGTGAGCCTGATCACGGCGATGACGGTGTTGGCGGAGTTGGGCGACCTCAGTCGCTTCGACTCGCCGCGCGAGCTGATGGCCTACCTGGGACTGGTTCCCAGCGAGCACTCCAGCGGTGGCTCACGCCGCCAGGGCCGCATTACCCGCACGGGCAATGGCCATGTCCGGCGGGTGCTGGTGGAAGCGGGGTGGAACTACCGTTTCCCGGCACGCAAGACACGCGTCATCGAGGCGCGCGCGGCGAAGACCTCGGCGGTGGTTCAGGCCATCGCCTGGCACGCGCAGATGCGCTTGTGTGGTCGTTATCGAGCGCTGCTGGCGGCGGGCAAGCTCAAGCAGCAGGTCACCACCGCCATCGCCCGGGAGCTGGCGGGATTCATCTGGGCCATCGCCTGCGCGGTGGCGGGCAAGGCACACGGCAGTAAGGCCGTGGCATGA
- a CDS encoding AMP-binding protein, translating into MNLGKIISRSALYWPDHEAVVDSRQRITFAQLEARTNRLASGLQALGLARGAHVAILAFNRVELVEAEVAFYKAGMVKVPINARLSLDEVVQVLEDSRSQAVVTDGRFAAALQARRGEVPQLRWIISLDEESADIRYPEVLARGSEAPVNCDPDDDELAVLHYTSGSSGVLKAAMLSFGNRKALIRKSIASPTRRAAPGDIMAHVGPITHASGMQIMPLLAVGACNLLLDRYDDRLLLETIQRERVTRLFLVPAMINRLVNVPEVERYDLSSLRLVMYGAAPMAPALVKRAIEVFGPILAQGYGAGETCSLVTVLTEQDHLIEGDDHSRLASCGRCYFETDLRVVNEDFEDVRPGEVGEIVVKGPDIMKGYWQAPELTAEVMRDGYYLTGDLARVDERGYLFIVDRKKEMIISGGFNIYPTEVEQVLYSLPQVFEAAVVGVPDEQWGEAVRAVVVLKPGESLSADAIIEHCGRSLAGFKKPRAVDFVKELPKNPNGKVVRRLIREAYWQNSERRI; encoded by the coding sequence ATGAACCTAGGAAAGATCATCAGTCGGAGCGCGCTCTACTGGCCCGACCATGAAGCCGTTGTCGACAGCCGCCAGCGGATCACCTTCGCGCAATTGGAGGCCCGCACCAACCGCCTGGCATCCGGCCTCCAGGCCCTCGGCCTGGCGCGCGGCGCCCATGTGGCGATACTCGCCTTCAACCGCGTCGAACTGGTGGAGGCCGAAGTCGCCTTCTACAAGGCCGGCATGGTCAAGGTGCCGATCAACGCCCGCCTCTCCCTGGACGAGGTCGTCCAGGTGCTGGAAGACTCACGGAGCCAGGCGGTGGTGACCGATGGCCGCTTCGCCGCCGCCCTCCAGGCCCGCCGGGGCGAGGTCCCGCAGCTGCGCTGGATCATCTCCCTCGACGAGGAAAGCGCCGACATCCGCTACCCCGAGGTGCTGGCACGAGGCAGCGAGGCACCGGTGAACTGCGACCCCGACGACGACGAGCTGGCGGTGCTGCACTACACCTCCGGCAGCTCCGGCGTGCTCAAGGCCGCCATGCTCAGCTTCGGCAACCGCAAGGCGCTGATCCGCAAGAGCATCGCCAGCCCCACCCGCCGGGCGGCACCCGGCGACATCATGGCCCACGTCGGCCCCATCACCCATGCCAGCGGCATGCAGATCATGCCGCTGCTGGCGGTGGGCGCCTGCAACCTGCTGCTGGACCGCTACGACGACCGCCTGCTGCTGGAAACCATCCAGCGCGAGCGGGTCACTCGCCTGTTCCTGGTGCCGGCCATGATCAACCGCCTGGTCAACGTGCCGGAGGTCGAGCGCTACGACCTCTCCAGCCTGCGCCTGGTGATGTACGGCGCCGCGCCCATGGCGCCGGCCCTGGTCAAGCGCGCCATCGAGGTGTTCGGCCCCATCCTCGCCCAGGGCTACGGCGCCGGGGAAACCTGCTCCCTGGTGACGGTGCTCACCGAGCAGGACCACCTGATCGAAGGCGACGACCACAGCCGCCTGGCCTCCTGCGGCCGCTGCTACTTCGAGACCGACCTGCGGGTGGTGAACGAGGACTTCGAGGACGTGCGCCCCGGCGAAGTCGGCGAGATCGTGGTCAAGGGCCCGGACATCATGAAGGGCTACTGGCAGGCCCCGGAGCTGACCGCCGAGGTGATGCGCGACGGCTACTACCTCACCGGCGACCTGGCCAGGGTGGACGAACGCGGGTACCTGTTCATCGTCGACCGCAAGAAGGAAATGATCATTTCCGGTGGCTTCAACATCTACCCCACCGAGGTGGAGCAGGTGCTCTACAGCCTGCCCCAGGTCTTCGAGGCCGCTGTGGTGGGCGTGCCGGACGAGCAATGGGGCGAAGCGGTGCGCGCCGTGGTGGTGCTCAAGCCGGGTGAAAGCCTCAGCGCCGACGCCATCATCGAACACTGCGGGCGTTCCCTCGCGGGCTTCAAGAAGCCCCGCGCAGTGGACTTCGTCAAGGAACTGCCGAAGAACCCCAACGGCAAGGTCGTGCGCCGCCTGATCCGCGAAGCGTACTGGCAGAACAGCGAACGACGGATCTGA
- a CDS encoding LysR family transcriptional regulator produces MTLKQLRYLIAIAEAGSFSAAARRSFIAQPALSRQIGLLESELEIQLLERQHDGVALTDAGRRLYEVARSVVQKLDSVKDELTSTRGDPRGHVSISIPASASALLLPEIISRATEKFPGITLTVCDGLTREGGQAIELGKVDFGVVPNAEELEHVAAEPIFTEDLYWVGAASEAEKDAPITLAEAAATRLVVAPRALHLRRRIEQAAMEAGVTLNVAYEQQSAPGIASLVRSGLAATICNWPPLMELFEPTAARLVVEPRITRTVSIAHSVHKPLSFAASCMHDLVRSILLDAVREDRWRGSLIERSVEEGAQALEASAGVSS; encoded by the coding sequence ATGACCCTCAAGCAGCTCCGCTACCTGATCGCCATCGCCGAAGCGGGAAGCTTCTCCGCCGCCGCGCGCCGCTCCTTCATTGCGCAACCGGCGCTGAGCCGACAGATCGGCCTGCTGGAAAGCGAGCTGGAGATTCAGTTGCTGGAGCGCCAGCACGATGGCGTAGCGTTGACCGACGCGGGACGACGGCTCTACGAAGTGGCGCGTTCGGTGGTGCAGAAGCTGGACTCGGTGAAGGACGAGCTGACCTCCACGCGGGGCGACCCGCGCGGGCATGTGTCCATCTCGATTCCGGCCAGCGCCTCGGCGCTGCTGCTGCCGGAAATCATCTCGCGGGCCACGGAGAAGTTCCCCGGCATCACCCTGACGGTGTGCGACGGCCTGACCCGCGAAGGGGGACAGGCCATCGAACTGGGCAAGGTGGATTTCGGCGTGGTGCCCAATGCCGAGGAACTGGAGCACGTGGCGGCCGAGCCCATCTTCACCGAGGACCTCTATTGGGTGGGGGCGGCCAGCGAGGCGGAGAAGGACGCGCCCATCACCCTGGCGGAGGCCGCCGCCACGCGCCTGGTGGTGGCGCCACGGGCGCTGCACCTGCGGCGTCGCATCGAGCAGGCGGCGATGGAGGCGGGGGTCACGCTGAATGTGGCCTATGAGCAGCAGTCAGCGCCGGGGATCGCCAGCCTGGTGCGCAGCGGGCTGGCGGCGACCATCTGCAACTGGCCGCCACTGATGGAACTGTTCGAGCCCACCGCCGCCCGGCTGGTGGTGGAGCCACGCATTACCCGCACGGTGTCCATCGCCCACTCGGTCCACAAGCCGCTGTCGTTCGCGGCCTCCTGCATGCATGACCTGGTGCGCTCGATCCTGCTGGACGCGGTGCGGGAGGACCGCTGGCGCGGCAGCCTGATCGAGCGGAGTGTGGAGGAGGGGGCTCAGGCCCTGGAGGCGAGCGCCGGCGTTTCGTCCTGA
- a CDS encoding LysR family transcriptional regulator: MDIDLTRTFLEVVRHGSFVSAAERLHLTQTAVTARIQKLESHLNATLFVRNRAGARLTPDGEAFVPFANQILQTWEAAQRELPMPDGYHNVLHIGGEVSLCNPLMLRWVGRIREVIGDHAVRAEVADGQTLLRKLEQGTLDAALVYQPNYWPGMQVEQLLEEKLILVRARKAEPYVYIDWGETFRRQHDRALPEHAKAPVAFNLGPLALQYILEYGGSGYFRTRVVQHYLDRKVLRRVPKAPEFSYPTYLIYSRERDVPALQQAFALLREIVEQDTDWSQRWDPAI, translated from the coding sequence ATGGACATCGACCTGACCCGCACCTTTCTCGAAGTCGTTCGCCACGGCAGTTTCGTCTCCGCCGCCGAGCGGCTGCACCTGACCCAGACCGCGGTCACCGCCCGTATCCAGAAGCTGGAGAGCCACCTCAACGCGACGCTCTTCGTGCGCAACCGCGCCGGCGCCCGGCTGACGCCCGACGGCGAGGCCTTCGTGCCTTTCGCCAACCAGATCCTGCAGACCTGGGAGGCGGCCCAGCGTGAACTGCCCATGCCGGACGGCTACCACAACGTGTTGCACATCGGTGGCGAGGTGAGCCTGTGCAATCCGTTGATGCTGCGCTGGGTCGGGCGCATCCGCGAGGTCATCGGCGACCACGCCGTGCGCGCGGAGGTCGCCGACGGCCAGACCTTGTTGCGCAAGCTGGAGCAGGGGACCCTGGACGCGGCGCTGGTGTACCAACCGAACTACTGGCCTGGGATGCAGGTGGAGCAGTTGCTGGAGGAGAAGCTGATCCTGGTGCGCGCCCGCAAGGCGGAGCCCTACGTCTACATCGACTGGGGCGAGACCTTCCGCCGCCAGCACGACCGCGCGCTGCCGGAGCACGCCAAGGCACCGGTCGCGTTCAACCTGGGGCCGCTGGCGCTGCAGTACATCCTGGAGTACGGCGGCTCCGGCTACTTCCGCACCCGGGTGGTCCAGCACTACCTGGACCGCAAGGTGCTCCGACGGGTGCCCAAGGCCCCGGAGTTCAGTTACCCCACCTACCTCATCTACTCCCGCGAGCGGGACGTCCCGGCCCTGCAGCAAGCCTTCGCGCTGCTGCGGGAGATCGTCGAGCAGGACACCGACTGGTCCCAGCGTTGGGACCCGGCGATCTAG
- a CDS encoding HPP family protein → MTFKHYLRHWFAAFLPEAPHTRPREWLRAAFGTGLGYFISTWLCGLLFGGEAVLSFAGPLAASAVLVFAVSSGALAQPWSLVGSYLCASAVAVLVSHTLGAGLAQASLALALSLLLMCPLRCLHPPGGAVAFCMVLAAPALKAPVWYPIGLALAGAGSLLATALLYNNLTRVRYPRVHNREADDHLTRDAPPSERLGIVAQDLDRALEEVGEFVDITREDLEVIVRSTERHALRRGMADIRARDMMARDLVCGTPEMPVASGLRLLRRHHLKALPILDAAGRLVGIVSLSDLVGPVRIARARRLGFGFGPRRERLLGQLMSRPVRTVEADTHAVDLIPLLSDRGLHCLPVMENGALVGVITQTDLIVALHRDLLAHLG, encoded by the coding sequence ATGACTTTCAAGCACTACCTGCGGCATTGGTTCGCCGCTTTCCTGCCCGAAGCCCCCCATACCCGTCCCCGCGAATGGCTGCGCGCCGCCTTCGGCACGGGGCTCGGCTACTTCATCAGCACCTGGTTGTGCGGCCTGCTCTTCGGCGGGGAGGCGGTGCTGTCCTTCGCCGGCCCGCTGGCGGCCTCGGCGGTCCTGGTGTTCGCCGTGTCCTCCGGGGCGCTGGCGCAACCCTGGTCCCTGGTCGGCAGCTACCTCTGCGCCTCGGCCGTGGCGGTGCTGGTCAGTCATACCCTCGGTGCGGGGCTGGCCCAGGCCAGCCTGGCGCTGGCGCTGAGCCTGCTGCTGATGTGCCCGTTGCGCTGCCTGCATCCACCGGGCGGGGCGGTGGCCTTCTGCATGGTGCTGGCCGCGCCGGCGCTGAAGGCTCCGGTCTGGTATCCCATCGGGCTGGCCCTGGCCGGCGCCGGCAGCCTGCTGGCGACGGCGCTGCTCTACAACAACCTGACCCGGGTGCGTTATCCCCGCGTCCACAACCGCGAGGCGGACGACCACCTGACGCGCGACGCGCCGCCCAGCGAACGGCTTGGCATCGTGGCGCAGGACCTGGATCGGGCGCTGGAGGAGGTCGGCGAGTTCGTCGACATCACCCGCGAGGACCTGGAGGTGATCGTCCGCAGCACCGAACGTCACGCCTTGCGGCGCGGCATGGCGGACATCCGCGCCCGCGACATGATGGCCCGCGACCTGGTCTGTGGCACGCCGGAGATGCCGGTGGCCAGTGGGCTGCGGCTGTTGCGCCGGCATCACCTCAAGGCCCTGCCGATCCTCGATGCCGCGGGGCGGCTGGTGGGCATCGTCAGCCTCAGCGACCTGGTGGGACCGGTGCGCATCGCCCGGGCGCGGCGCCTGGGATTCGGCTTCGGCCCTCGCCGGGAACGCCTGCTCGGGCAACTGATGAGCCGGCCGGTGCGCACCGTGGAGGCGGACACCCACGCGGTGGACCTGATTCCGCTGCTATCGGACCGGGGCCTACACTGTCTCCCGGTGATGGAGAATGGCGCACTGGTGGGCGTCATCACCCAGACGGACCTGATCGTGGCGCTGCACCGCGACCTGCTGGCGCACCTGGGCTGA